A genome region from Primulina eburnea isolate SZY01 chromosome 9, ASM2296580v1, whole genome shotgun sequence includes the following:
- the LOC140840732 gene encoding uncharacterized protein → MDKFWIHSDRRSKQYEEGVELFIRGCLENPHIDPNLIHCPCCKCKNLKKRPAKYIREHLYFHGFSQNYVNRIWHGESAKSDKVNWSTNKEPIGNYHGHFETTNMCEATYYNYTENPEAFMEFLEEAEKPLYNGCKRYTKLSAIVKLYNTKAKHGMSDALFSDLLMDFGDMLPDNHNLPTKMYDVKKTLSCLALSHEKIHACSNDCILYRKQYKDCVNFPKCGLSRWKLTKKNVEKKGVPAKVLWYFPPIPRFKRVFKSLHTSKNLTWHAETTGVPGQLRHPADSPSWKLVDHMWPDFESEPRNLRLALAADGINPYSNLSSRYSCWPIMLVSYNLPPNMCMKRKFIMLTMLISGPKQPRNDIDVYLDVLAEDLQRLWDGVDGVYDAYRRQFFTLKAVLLWTINDFPAYGNLSGCSTHGYYACPVCKEDTCAKHLENGKKMSFVGHRRFLPRFHPYRRQMKEFDGMEEHGESSTPLYGEHGESSTPLSGSFVPVRKIHEGA, encoded by the coding sequence ATGGATAAATTTTGGATTCACTCGGATAGAAGGTCAAAACAGTACGAGGAGGGTGTGGAACTGTTTATCAGAGGTTGTTTAGAGAATCCCCATATTGATCCCAATTTAATTCACTGTCCTTGTTGCAAatgtaaaaatcttaaaaaaagaCCAGCTAAGTACATTCGAGAGCATCTTTATTTCCATGGTTTTAGTCAAAATTATGTGAATCGGATTTGGCACGGTGAGTCTGCTAAAAGTGACAAAGTAAATTGGAGCACGAACAAGGAGCCAATTGGTAACTATCACGGACACTTTGAAACCACTAATATGTGTGAGGCAACATATTATAACTATACAGAAAATCCAGAAGCGTTTATGGAATTTTTGGAGGAAGCAGAGAAACCTTTGTATAATGGATGTAAGCGTTACACAAAGTTGAGTGCAATTGTGAAACTATACAACACCAAAGCAAAGCATGGGATGAGTGACGCTCTATTTTCCGATCTACTAATGGATTTTGGGGATATGCTACCAGATAATCACAACCTGCCAACCAAAATGTATGATGTAAAAAAGACATTGAGTTGTTTGGCGCTGAGTCATGAAAAGATTCATGCTTGTTCCAATGATTGCATTCTTTATAGGAAGCAATATAAAGACTGCGTAAACTTCCCTAAATGTGGCTTGTCACGGTGGAAGCTAACCAAGAAGAACGTTGAGAAGAAAGGTGTTCCTGCAAAGGTATTGTGGTATTTCCCTCCCATACCAAGATTTAAGCGCGTGTTTAAATCTCTACATACCTCCAAAAATTTAACATGGCATGCAGAAACCACAGGAGTTCCCGGTCAGTTACGTCATCCAGCTGATTCACCATCTTGGAAGTTGGTGGATCATATGTGGCCCGACTTTGAAAGTGAACCAAGAAATCTTCGCCTTGCACTTGCAGCTGATGGCATTAATCCTTATAGCAACCTTAGTAGTCGGTACAGTTGCTGGCCAATTATGTTGGTCTCCTATAATCTGCCTCCAAACATGTGTATGAAGAGAAAATTCATCATGCTAACTATGCTCATTTCAGGGCCTAAACAGCCAAGAAACGATATAGATGTCTATCTTGATGTGTTAGCTGAAGATTTGCAACGATTGTGGGATGGAGTTGATGGTGTCTATGATGCTTATCGAAGACAATTTTTCACTCTTAAAGCAGTCTTACTATGGACCATCAATGACTTTCCAGCCTATGGTAACCTTAGTGGATGTAGTACACATGGTTATTATGCATGCCCAGTATGCAAAGAAGATACTTGTGCAAAGCATTTGGAAAATGGGAAGAAAATGTCCTTTGTTGGTCATAGACGATTCCTACCACGGTTTCATCCATATCGGAGGCAAATGAAAGAGTTCGATGGTATGGAAGAACATGGAGAATCATCTACACCATTATATGGAGAACATGGAGAATCATCTACACCATTATCTGGATCTTTTGTACCCGTTCGAAAGATCCATGAAGGTGCTTAA